The following are encoded together in the Ovis canadensis isolate MfBH-ARS-UI-01 breed Bighorn chromosome 2, ARS-UI_OviCan_v2, whole genome shotgun sequence genome:
- the FGF17 gene encoding fibroblast growth factor 17 isoform X2, which translates to MGAARLLPNLTLCLQLLILCCQTQYVRDQGAMTDQLSRRQIREYQLYSRTSGKHVQVTGRRISATAEDGNKFAKLIVETDTFGSRVRIKGAESEKYICMNKRGKLIGKPSGKSKDCVFTEIVLENNYTAFQNARHEGWFMAFTRQGRPRQASRSRQNQREAHFIKRLYQGQLPFPNHAERQKQFEFVGSAPTRRTKRTRRPQPLT; encoded by the exons ATGGGAGCCGCCCGCTTGCTGCCCAACCTCACACT GTGCCTGCAGCTGCTGATTCTCTGCTGTCAAACTCAG TACGTGAGGGACCAGGGCGCCATGACTGACCAGCTGAGCCGGCGGCAGATCCGTGAGTACCAGCTCTACAGCCGGACCAGCGGCAAGCACGTGCAGGTCACCGGGCGTCGCATCTCCGCCACCGCCGAGGATGGCAACAAGTTTG ccaaGCTCATAGTGGAGACGGACACATTCGGAAGCCGGGTGCGCATCAAGGGGGCTGAGAGTGAGAAATACATCTGTATGAATAAGAGGGGCAAGCTCATCGGAAAG CCCAGCGGGAAGAGCAAAGACTGCGTGTTCACCGAGATTGTGCTGGAGAACAATTACACGGCCTTCCAGAATGCCCGGCACGAGGGCTGGTTCATGGCCTTCACACGGCAGGGCCGGCCCCGTCAGGCCTCCCGCAGCCGCCAGAACCAGCGAGAAGCTCACTTCATCAAGCGCCTCTACCAGGGCCAGCTGCCTTTCCCCAACCACGCCGAGAGGCAGAAACAGTTCGAGTTCGTGGGCTCGGCCCCCACCCGCCGGACCAAGCGCACGCGGAGGCCACAGCCCCTGACGTAG
- the FGF17 gene encoding fibroblast growth factor 17 isoform X1: protein MGAARLLPNLTLCLQLLILCCQTQGENHPSPNFNQYVRDQGAMTDQLSRRQIREYQLYSRTSGKHVQVTGRRISATAEDGNKFAKLIVETDTFGSRVRIKGAESEKYICMNKRGKLIGKPSGKSKDCVFTEIVLENNYTAFQNARHEGWFMAFTRQGRPRQASRSRQNQREAHFIKRLYQGQLPFPNHAERQKQFEFVGSAPTRRTKRTRRPQPLT, encoded by the exons ATGGGAGCCGCCCGCTTGCTGCCCAACCTCACACT GTGCCTGCAGCTGCTGATTCTCTGCTGTCAAACTCAG GGGGAGAATCACCCGTCTCCTAATTTTAACCAGTACGTGAGGGACCAGGGCGCCATGACTGACCAGCTGAGCCGGCGGCAGATCCGTGAGTACCAGCTCTACAGCCGGACCAGCGGCAAGCACGTGCAGGTCACCGGGCGTCGCATCTCCGCCACCGCCGAGGATGGCAACAAGTTTG ccaaGCTCATAGTGGAGACGGACACATTCGGAAGCCGGGTGCGCATCAAGGGGGCTGAGAGTGAGAAATACATCTGTATGAATAAGAGGGGCAAGCTCATCGGAAAG CCCAGCGGGAAGAGCAAAGACTGCGTGTTCACCGAGATTGTGCTGGAGAACAATTACACGGCCTTCCAGAATGCCCGGCACGAGGGCTGGTTCATGGCCTTCACACGGCAGGGCCGGCCCCGTCAGGCCTCCCGCAGCCGCCAGAACCAGCGAGAAGCTCACTTCATCAAGCGCCTCTACCAGGGCCAGCTGCCTTTCCCCAACCACGCCGAGAGGCAGAAACAGTTCGAGTTCGTGGGCTCGGCCCCCACCCGCCGGACCAAGCGCACGCGGAGGCCACAGCCCCTGACGTAG
- the FGF17 gene encoding fibroblast growth factor 17 isoform X3, protein MTDQLSRRQIREYQLYSRTSGKHVQVTGRRISATAEDGNKFAKLIVETDTFGSRVRIKGAESEKYICMNKRGKLIGKPSGKSKDCVFTEIVLENNYTAFQNARHEGWFMAFTRQGRPRQASRSRQNQREAHFIKRLYQGQLPFPNHAERQKQFEFVGSAPTRRTKRTRRPQPLT, encoded by the exons ATGACTGACCAGCTGAGCCGGCGGCAGATCCGTGAGTACCAGCTCTACAGCCGGACCAGCGGCAAGCACGTGCAGGTCACCGGGCGTCGCATCTCCGCCACCGCCGAGGATGGCAACAAGTTTG ccaaGCTCATAGTGGAGACGGACACATTCGGAAGCCGGGTGCGCATCAAGGGGGCTGAGAGTGAGAAATACATCTGTATGAATAAGAGGGGCAAGCTCATCGGAAAG CCCAGCGGGAAGAGCAAAGACTGCGTGTTCACCGAGATTGTGCTGGAGAACAATTACACGGCCTTCCAGAATGCCCGGCACGAGGGCTGGTTCATGGCCTTCACACGGCAGGGCCGGCCCCGTCAGGCCTCCCGCAGCCGCCAGAACCAGCGAGAAGCTCACTTCATCAAGCGCCTCTACCAGGGCCAGCTGCCTTTCCCCAACCACGCCGAGAGGCAGAAACAGTTCGAGTTCGTGGGCTCGGCCCCCACCCGCCGGACCAAGCGCACGCGGAGGCCACAGCCCCTGACGTAG